The nucleotide sequence TTTGACGACCCAATTTCCAACTGACCTCGATCCCCCCGCATATGAAACCGAGCGTTAATTGGGCGAGAAACGTCCGTCCGTGCCCCACGCCGGGGAGATATCGACGTAACATTACACAGGCTCAGTGACCTCGATCGCCCAACACGCTGGTGTAGtacagacctttttttcttctttcaaaaAAAATCTCAGCCAGAGTTCAAACTGGGTCCAAACTTTCGCTGTCTCAGTCGGAGTGTCGCGTCCTCATTGTATATTCGATCAGCAGCAATGCGGGGGTTAGggttatgggggggggggggggggggggcacactaGAATATTTAATAAAAacatagttagttagttagctgttgcttttcgggtccagcggaccatacaaggccaaatcaggaccccaataAAATCGAGAAGCTGAAAAACTTAATAATTTGTTTACTGGTTTAGCCAAAGGATGTAGTTTTTCAGCGTCATTATcaaccggggggggggggggggggaggttggggagAGCAACTTGAATTGTTATTTCAATGAGTATTGGTCGCCCTTCTTTCTTTATCTCAGGCtttctgattttttgtttgattgtttgtttcgttgtctgtttgtgtatgtaggCCTATTTAAGCCTGGCAGTGTTGTTACTGATTCACTGATactgtgtgtatgcgtgtgtgtgtagtgtcaCTAATGTGTTTGTGCCGGTGTGAGTGACAACAACAACTGCAGTAATCAAGGCTGACTCGGAACCGTTGAAAGAGAAGTAACTAAGAagccttttttcttcttcatccttttttttggggggagggagggggggcttcttctcagttttttttctctcgctcatCATGTGTTCAAATGTTCGTTTTTCTCTCGCTCTACGTCTGCTTCTTTTGGCCTGCTTCTTTGACCCCGCGTGATGATCGTCGTACTTTACTGATGTACAAGCAGGACAGGCCGCAACAAGAAGTCTGGCTAATGAAGAGGCTGAGCCTAAAGTTCATACATTTTATTCCTGTTCCGCCGGACTGCAGTTCGGAAACCAGGGCAAGTGACGGCAGTGCCACTGATGAATTGCAGTCAGTCGAACCTCAGCCGGCCGTCTATTACGACCATATAAGGCCGGACCAACCAAATGTGGTATTTattgacaggtggtcgctatagaaAGGTGAATATATAGATCGTGTGCGATGTTTGCAGGGGCAGGTGATCGTAaccgagaggtggtcgctaaGGCAGATTCAACTGTAATTAACCTCTTGGCTACAACCCGCCCTTTCAGTAAATCATGACTTGAAAAGCAAGTTCAGATCAGTCAGTCATTGTTTATTTAGCCGCCTTTATATATATAAAGCGGCTCAGTATTAGGTTTcaatgtgtttctgtttgtttgtttgtcgagTGTTGTCCCACGACAGTCACAGTTTGGACTTGTTATTAGATAGGCGACCTTTACCTTCCTTGACGGACTATGTATGGAAGTTTAAAGGTTTACAATACACCGCCGAAGGCGCCATCTTGAGAAAGTTGCCATGCTGAACTTGATTTAAACATTTCAATGATCATTCGCTGTGCTGTTATCGAGAAAATCACTGATACACCATCTTGAAAGACCAACGTGGCCCAACTTAAAAGCATCACCGAAGAATGGAACATTCAAACATTAGTTCTGAGGCGGCGTTACAATTTACCCGTGACACGTATCATGCCAGTAAAATGATCAGTTCATAAACCGACCTCTGCTCTTCAGGCGATTTCAAAGCTGCATTTCCAGCCGAAAAGCGTGTGCCCATACGGCCGGACTGAGTTgctcagtcttggcaaggccgcGGGGCAAAAAGTATGACGAAAATCAAAAACGAATGAAGCAATATCACAACATTTattcaatctgtcggcctgaaaataACAGATTAACACTGAAAACCAGTTATCACGGAGACTAAATGTCGTAAGGCGAGGCATGCGCTACTGACGCGTGGTACCTAATTCGCATAAGCCGATTATCTTTATTTTTGAACTAactttaagagtaaacatagcatatctatgCATTTTTAATAAGGAATATAATGCAATCGTTTTTAAATCtttagtgaaaattcgattttaatgacaattttaGATTAAATATTTATAAGCGGCTTTCAAGCTGAAAGGCAACCCCATAGTCGGACAGAGtgaaagattgcttgaccaaaattttaatcactgaatttgattcaaaaaggaggtcgtcacagtgccgcctcaactttcataaattaaaaaaaaagatatgacgtcatcagagacattcatcgattttttttttatatataaattaaaaaaacgtctggggagaATTGTTATGTAAACTGTCATGACGATCTATCCAGTAGTTTTCTTGAATAGACGatttttgaaaataactctgttagGATAATAAGCGATCTGGAAGAGTAAGACCCCTTGTACCTCGGACAAGGCACGGTTTTCGCAACATCCGGAGCAGTATGTTCCACGCTTCCGATCGGCTGTATATTGCGATCGGGGCGACACAACTAACTCTGATGTTTATCGCTATGCAGCGGgacgacaaaacaaaaacattttgaaacgAGTTACgtaactgcccccccccccccccgaaaaaaaggTCTATACCAGAGGAAACATCTGGTTTTAAATCAGAAAAACCTTTTTTAATCAATAAATGATGCTTCATGTCCCACAGGGGGTACTTTGCCTAATATTATTCGATACCGTGCGGGGGGTGGAGGCACCAGGCCAAGAAGGTGACGTGAAGAGTCTAGCTGCCGATAATTAAATACTGATGGTTAAGAGATTTTTGTTTAAAGGTTCGACGTAACTTTGGATGGGAGAGGGCCGATAAAGGAGAAACTTTTTATTATATAATATATTAAAAGtgataaaactcaggaccacccTTTTTAAAAGATAAAGTCCAGTAACTGGTATGAtgatatatatctatatatatatatacgacttgtgtgtgtgtgtgtgtgtgtgtgtgtgtgtgtgtgtgtgtgtccgcgatgcacggccaaagttctcggtggatctttttcaaatttggagaccgtattcagctacaccccggacacaacctcatcgatgagatatttcaacacgtgctctcagcgcgcagcgctgaaccgattttggtttttctctggatccattcccagtaactcttccttatcttctccagtgttttcagccgcgtttatctcccttcctccgtgcggtgcgccggctggcgcagccgggtattcggctcgactttttCCCGGCGCAGCCATACCggccggcgaagcgggtattcatctagtatatttACATGTACACTATGTACAGAGAAATGATGATTAGGGGGGATAAACATACATTCACTTTCTAACATACCATGACACAGAGAGTAAACTGAAGAGTACCACGTAACATATTTTGTGGATTtattatataatatatattatgCGCTAAAAAACCTTTTCATGATCATTTATCCTATTTAGACTGTTTAACCAATTTTTGTCGTAACGCGGGTAGTCATGGCAAAACTGAGTTGTTCTGGCGTGCGCACCCGGCCCATCTCGTGGCCGGTGgacgccgtcatcttggccctACCGTCATATTACCCCCTCGATTTATACTCGAGATTGATGACGGTTGTTTCAAGtcctggtaaaattaatgaagtgaaattattttaggacgaaaagcatgtcagtttcttgaatgtgaagaaaattggtggtgaaatttaatagattttcatcaaaaaaatcgatttcttcgaaaaagtgtaccgagtggttccgtcccttgaatgagaagggaaacatttcaggatgaatcaaatttctaagttaaatacaaaaaattggttggaaaaatttggccccatgaagtgtaaggtacccaaggtcgctcatcagcactatcgaagggtgtttttttgttcagtgtggagtttatacaagatgaACGAGGCCGATAATCGTAAAATGACGGTAGGGTCAAGAGTGACGGCGTCACACCGGCCACGACCGACACTTGATCAGTCCCTCAGTCTCCGCCGGACCTCGGCCCGGCTCAGCCGGTTTCACTCTGGCCGGCGGTCATCGTCGAGTGAGGCTTATCATTTGCGTTTATTTCAGTGTTTTAATTTGAACCTACCACGTTGAgtgttctgatttttttttcagtttcagttttcaGTTGAGGGTTGGACGAGAGCGTATCCAATAATGCGCAACAGCCTACCGAACTTTTGATAGCGGGTGGAAGTATGGGAACCACTCATGTCAGCTCCGCGAAGCTGATACTATTTCTGTCCGAGTAATCGCCCTTCCGTTACGTGTCCTGtcaaagcgcgtttgccgtgcGTTCGCTATTACCGTGTGCAGCACGAACCCAAAGTTAGATATATATTTCTTGTTCCGTACTGTGTGTTcttgagagaatgagagaatgtTTCAGTAAAATGCAAGCTACAGAACCGGCATAGAGAGGGGGAATAACATAAGCTTGCATCGAACTGAAGCGAACGCACCTGACCGATGATAACATTGAGGTAGACAGAGGAGACGATGATTAAAATGGTTGTGGGGGTTGTTTACCTCATATCTACGTCACTACGTCATTGAAGCAGCAAACTTGTACCGACATGTCGCATGGCCTCTTTTGACGCGTCCTTCGCCTATTGTCATGCAACCAGGTAGCTGTATATAAATGTGCACACGCAACCATCCACCCCATATTCTGATTCTAAGCAAACTTCGACAGGCAGCACACTCGAAACTCCTACCCGGTTGCTTTCGGTCCCCCGAAAATCTAGGTCACAAACCGCCGGAAGGGGTAGCTAGTACATAGTTGGTAGTACTAGTAGTGTATCAAGTGATCCAAATCCGGAGATAGGAAAACAAATTGGCCAGAAAAGTGAGAGATTCATAATTTTTCAATAATCAGCGCAGTGTGGTGCACAGCTAACTAATAATATGGGTCGCTCGAAGCGCAAGGCTGTTGACGACACGGCCCAACGAGCGAAGAAAGCGAGGGGGGAAACGGATCTCTCGGACGGCCTGCAGTGGAGTTCGGAAGGGAAACCGTTGAAGGGGGTGTGTCCTCTTCTAGTGCTCAGTTCCGATCAGTTGGAGGGCCGCGGTAAAGTGGCCGCCTTTGACATCGACTTCACGGTCATCAAGACGTCCAGTGGACGAAAGTTTGCCTCTGGTAATAAGATGGCAAACTTTTAAACCAATTTATGTGAGGAGGCTGTTGGtcaaggggggagggggggcgctGAGGGGGGAGTTAGGCGGTTCTTTCCGGAAGTAAAAACAGAAGAGTGTGCAAGTTgacctacacacatacacagagagacacccacacacatcatTTCCTTGTCTATTTTCATAGAATGAAACCATGCATATTATATCTTATTTCATATATTCTTTTTAGGATTATCAGGCTGCTATCCTTGAGCCTAGTTGCAGTGATGGTTTTGATCATTGCCTAACTTCAATAatacctaccattcttggtttttttattctgaattttggaacgttggcagtcttctGGTTTTTGGATTGTTAGAAAAATAAAAGATGAATGTTTATTGTGATAATATCATTGTGACcagtctgtttttacatttagtcaagttttgactaaatgttttaacatagagggggaatcgagacgagggtcctggtgtgtgtgtgtgtgtgtgtgtgtgaaaaaattgttaaaaaaaataataaaattataaaacgatccaaatttacgttcatcttattcttcatcatttcctgattccaaaaacatacaaatatgttatatttggatttaaaaacaagctctgaaaattaaaaatataaaaattatgatcaaaattaaattttcgaaatcaattcaaaaacactttcatcttattccttgtcggttcctgattccaaaaacatatagatatgatatgtttggattaaaaacacgctcagaaagttaaaacaaagagaggtacagaaaagcgtgctatccttctcagcgcaactactaccccgctcttcttgtcaatttcactgcctttgccacgagcggtggactgacaatgctacgagtatacggtcttgctgaaaaattgcagtgcgttcagtttcattctgtgagtttgacagcttgactaaatgttgtattttcgccttacgcaacttgtttgttgttgtttataggTTCTAACGATTGGGAATGGTGGGACAACAGAGTTCCAGACAAGCTGCGACAACTTCACAAAGATGGCTTCCGTGTGTTGTTCATCACAAATCAGGCCGGTATCGAAAAGGACAAGGTCAAGCCACAGACCGTCAAAGACAAATTGGAAGCCATTATCAAAGAGCTTGGGATCCCTGTTCAGGTATGTTAGGAAGGTTGAGTGcacgcgtgtgtgggtgtgtctgtccgtctgtctgtctgtctgtctgtctgtctgtctctgcgcctgtgtttgtgtgatttgATAACTTCACACACCTTTGTCTTCATCATCATTATGCTttatagttgaattttgaatGGTGTTAACCAGAATTATAAAAAAAAGGTTTCTAGCACATTTGGTTGTGGCCATCTTGATACATTTCATCAACATTTTTAATGATTTATCTGTTTTCTGTTCAGAAAATGCCTGTAGGAAAAAGTAGGAAGAGGGTTGCAAGAGAAATATAaataacaaataataataaagggtcatagagagaaagacaaaataaGGAAGACAAAATGTAGGAAGAATAACAATAAAATTACATTTTCTTTGCAGGTGCTCATTAGCACAGGTAACAGCCACTACCGCAAACCTTCACCTTGCATGTGGGACTTCTTTGTCAAAGACTGCAACCAAGGTGTGGCGGTAAGTTTCAGTTTGAAAACTCAGATTTTTTGCTTCCATATGAACATGTGtgattttcattttgttcattcatttacatatatatacatatgtatatatatggtaAAGACACTGACAAAAAGACAATTATACACCCACAAGAATAGCATCATTAAGCATAGATACATGTATACGCTCTGGTACACAAAGGGTCTAAATTGCACTCAGTAGGTGCATTTCAAGGAGATGTTTTTTTCTGGTACCACGCATGCACAGATGCACACATTTTCACAATCTGTCTTTCACAGTCCTGGTGCGTTTCTAAAAAAATCACTTTCCTGTGGAACACATAACTGTAAACTCAAACAGACCTGTAAAGCATCAACAACACACAGAGAAATCATGTAAAACAACAAGACCAATATTCGTGAGCAGACATTTAAGTGAGTGATGCATGTTCGTGGGATGTCATTTAGCATCAACAAAACGCAGAAACTCGTTTAAAATCACTGAAAACTTTGACGTCATTCCGGCAGGGCTGCCAAACTTTTGTTCCGTATGGGTCTTAGGACTGTCTGAAACTTagcagaagaaaataaatcctgGTATAACCCCGCTGTTGTTATTGCATGATTTACCTGTCAACAGGTGAACAAGGCAGAAAGCTATTACGTCGGCGATGCAGCGGGCCGAGCGAAGGAATGGGCGCCCGGTAAACCAAAGGACTTCTCCTGTAGTGACAGGATGTTTGCCGCAAACATTGGCATTAGTGAGTGTGGTTGGTTCATTCTTGTTATTGGTTTACTAGTACACTGatggtttatttgtgtgtgtgtgtgtttctttgtgtgtgtgtgtgtgtgtgtgtgtgtgtgtctccgtcAGTGCTAGTGTTTCATTTAAtcttttatttgtgttttttgtgtctcTTCCCAGGTTTCTACACACCTGAGGAATTCTTTCTAGGAGAGAAGCCAGCTAAGTTTGAGTGGCGTTCCATTGACCCCAAAAATTATGTTACTGGTGCAGCCAAACCAGCGGCTAAACAAGAGTACCACAAAAAGGTGACTTTGACATAAgccataaagagagagagaatgagagaggagAGAGCAAGAAAAAGCAGAAGGGAGAGGATGATGATCAGGGCACGAAAAgcaactttcagtttcattgtCGTTTCTTGTACATTGTAGTATGTACTAGCTTATACTTCAGGATTTCAGCTGATCTTTTCCATCCAAAAGCTACATCTACatgtatttgttttctttttgtgttgttAGTGTAACAGTAActcacgtgtgtttgtgtgtgtgtgtgtgtgtgtgtgtgtgtgtgtgtgtgtgtgtgtgtgtgtgccagtttACATCAAATGGAAGATGATAGATTAGCTTATTGTTCTTTTTCCATAGAAACAAGCACTGCATTTGAACGAACAGTAAGACCACTTTTTTGTCTCCAGAGAAGAATGTGATTTCCTGTGATCTGCCTGAACTGAAGGGTTGCTTTTCATTTCCCCCTTTAAGAGAAACAAAGAAGGATAAAGTATTCCAGCTTTCTCATGACATGCAACATGAAGTTCAGTGCATCCATTGTGGAGTAAACGTGTAATGATCTTTGTCCTACCGAAAGTGCTGTAAGAACTTTTTTGGCATTACAATGTTTGCCTTGTCTTGACAGGGGCAAGAACTGGTGATAATGGTTGGTTGTCCGGCGTCAGGGAAGAGCATGTTCACAAAAAGATTTTTTGTACCTCATGGCTATCTCACTGTCAATAGAGACAAACTCAAAACTGCCAAGAAATGCCTCAAGGTAGGTCAGCCATTTTGAGATGTAAATAGttcatggttgtacattttgtttttcatgaaATGAAAATGCCTCAAGGTAGGTCAGCTGTTTTGAGATATGAATAGTTCATCAAGGCTTGGAATTTACAATGCAAAAGTATTATGTGTTTTTTGTgacaattactttttttttgctCTCTCACAAACATGCATGGTTATGCAGTGCACCTTAAACTCTGTGCGGCTTGTGTGTGGACAAACTCATTTTTGTTCCCAAAAGGAGTGGGTGGGTGTtgatagacgaattccggaaataactctgccgggtttgtatgggttgtgaaagagtgaatactcttgcaaaagtgaggcaagctttgtgcacatgctccttgtccatgtaTATCAGACATACTCCTCGGTAATGACTGGTCTATAAtttcacgtgggaaagtttgactcactaaaagcaagagcatttactctttcacaacccatacaaacctgacagagtcaTTTCCGAACATCATATGTTGGTGGCGCAAATTTGAATCCAGTTTGTGCATTGCCATACTAAAGCAATTTCATACTTTACACTCATCACTGCATTTGGTTGTGAATGGTTACAGGTTGCCAAGGAGTCTCTGAAAGCAGGGACGAGTGTGGTGGTGGATAATACCAATCCCGCTGCCAGTGCCAGGGCACCCTTCGTAGCTGCTGCCAAAGCTGCAGGTTTGTTGAAACTTTTGTTGACATGGATCCATGCAGATTGGTACGATGTTGGTTGAAAATCCTCCTAAGGCCTTTAATTTCTTTAATGCTGTTCTATCTGAAGTGAAAGAAATCTCTGGTTCAAGCCAGAAGATGATTTTGTTGATATAACTCTGTGTGTCTTaccctgtgtgtctgtatgtgtgtgtattgggaATCTGTGGATCAGCTTATACACAGCAATACTGTTTTTCAAATTTTACACAGATGCATGGATGTTTAGtgcatttctttttttcctctgtGGTATGAACAACAGGTGTTacccttttttttgtttaactgACTGTGATGCTTTGATGATGATACTGTTAAGTTGGCAGGGCACTAATAATTATTGTCTAAATATGGTACTTTTGAATGTACACAGATGCAATATCTTTTCAAGGTCACCTTAAACCTTGAACAATAAGTCAGTcttttgaccttgacctgtgTTCCACCAGGCGTTCCATGCAGATGTCTGTGGATGCAGACACCACTGGAGCTGGCTCATCACCTCAACCTGGTGCGACAGAACCAGACCAACGGCGAAAGTCGCAGGGTCCCTAACGTCGGCTACAATGTCTTCAAGAAGAATTTTGAAGAGCCGACAAAAGCTGAAGGCTTCAGTGAGGTGACTAAATTGGACTTTGTGCCCAAGTTTGACAGCAAGAGGGATGAGAAGATTTTCAAGCAGTGGACTACTTAGCTCACTGATCTCAGAGATGTGTGTATTCAGGTGAATTCAGCATCATATGAAGCAAAGAGGCAGCATTCAGACATGAACTGTATGAGTGGAAATGTTTTGAGTTTTCAACAGTTAATTCCAAAAGaaatctaacacacacacacacacacacatgtacacacacacttgcaggtAAGAATCGAGTCGGACCAAAACTTAATCTGTTGCTGTACTATACATTATCaaccatttttgttgttgcactcaTTAGTCTTTCTTGTCAAGAATTTACCGTTTTCTTTGTTGTTAGTCGCAAGATTCGTATCTCTGTTTTTCAAAATCCAAGTCTAGTTGTCTtcttgtgattgttgttgtgccAATTGTATATCACTATGtaggactttttttttaactgtgttaGATTGCGTCAGATATTGCACTCAAATATGC is from Littorina saxatilis isolate snail1 linkage group LG5, US_GU_Lsax_2.0, whole genome shotgun sequence and encodes:
- the LOC138966592 gene encoding bifunctional polynucleotide phosphatase/kinase-like isoform X2, whose translation is MQPGSNDWEWWDNRVPDKLRQLHKDGFRVLFITNQAGIEKDKVKPQTVKDKLEAIIKELGIPVQVLISTGNSHYRKPSPCMWDFFVKDCNQGVAVNKAESYYVGDAAGRAKEWAPGKPKDFSCSDRMFAANIGISFYTPEEFFLGEKPAKFEWRSIDPKNYVTGAAKPAAKQEYHKKGQELVIMVGCPASGKSMFTKRFFVPHGYLTVNRDKLKTAKKCLKVAKESLKAGTSVVVDNTNPAASARAPFVAAAKAAGVPCRCLWMQTPLELAHHLNLVRQNQTNGESRRVPNVGYNVFKKNFEEPTKAEGFSEVTKLDFVPKFDSKRDEKIFKQWTT
- the LOC138966592 gene encoding uncharacterized protein F21D5.5-like isoform X1, yielding MGRSKRKAVDDTAQRAKKARGETDLSDGLQWSSEGKPLKGVCPLLVLSSDQLEGRGKVAAFDIDFTVIKTSSGRKFASGSNDWEWWDNRVPDKLRQLHKDGFRVLFITNQAGIEKDKVKPQTVKDKLEAIIKELGIPVQVLISTGNSHYRKPSPCMWDFFVKDCNQGVAVNKAESYYVGDAAGRAKEWAPGKPKDFSCSDRMFAANIGISFYTPEEFFLGEKPAKFEWRSIDPKNYVTGAAKPAAKQEYHKKGQELVIMVGCPASGKSMFTKRFFVPHGYLTVNRDKLKTAKKCLKVAKESLKAGTSVVVDNTNPAASARAPFVAAAKAAGVPCRCLWMQTPLELAHHLNLVRQNQTNGESRRVPNVGYNVFKKNFEEPTKAEGFSEVTKLDFVPKFDSKRDEKIFKQWTT